A single Methanolobus sp. ZRKC5 DNA region contains:
- a CDS encoding sodium/glutamate symporter: MSAAMIGMSFLVLGVILLLGKWIRVMSHPIQKLFIPSSLIGGFLALFLGPEVLGYLISWIGDSGTFLSGGIFPEEMLDAWTTLPGIFINIIFATLFLGKKLPAIKDIWLLAGPQIAHGQTIAWGQYVFGILAAMLILSPFFGMDPMAGALIEISFEGGHGTAAGMAATFEELGFSDATDLALGLATMGILFGVILGIVLLNYGVRSGKTSVLKDQSHISLNETYQKGIIDFDSRESAGKITTRPESIEPLSLHFAYVGVAIGIGYLILQALIWIEAITWGQATGIYLLAHVPLFPLAMIGGIVLQIFLDKFDSYHTLDRDLMMRIQGLSLDILITSAIATLSLTVIGNNLIPFLILATVGIGWNLIAFLYLGPKMMPSYWFERSIGNFGQSMGMTASGLLLMRIADPASSSPALEGFGYKQLLFEPIVGGGIFTAASVPLIFYFGPMPMLILTSFLMLFWAGIGVFYFGRK, from the coding sequence ATGTCGGCTGCAATGATTGGAATGAGCTTTCTTGTACTTGGTGTCATCCTGCTTCTTGGGAAATGGATAAGGGTTATGTCACATCCCATCCAAAAGCTCTTCATACCCAGTTCTCTTATCGGGGGATTCCTGGCTTTATTTCTTGGACCTGAGGTCCTGGGTTATTTGATTTCATGGATCGGAGATAGCGGTACATTCCTCTCAGGAGGGATATTTCCAGAAGAGATGCTTGATGCGTGGACCACTTTGCCCGGGATTTTCATAAATATCATATTTGCAACGCTTTTTCTTGGAAAAAAACTACCTGCTATCAAAGATATATGGCTCTTGGCAGGACCACAAATTGCCCACGGACAGACCATAGCATGGGGTCAGTATGTGTTTGGCATATTGGCTGCGATGCTGATACTGAGTCCTTTTTTTGGAATGGACCCGATGGCAGGTGCCCTTATAGAAATATCATTTGAAGGCGGACATGGCACAGCAGCCGGGATGGCCGCAACTTTTGAAGAACTTGGATTTTCAGATGCAACAGACCTTGCACTTGGCCTTGCAACTATGGGCATCCTCTTTGGTGTCATTCTTGGAATCGTACTTTTGAACTATGGTGTAAGGTCAGGAAAAACAAGTGTGTTGAAAGACCAATCCCATATATCCCTTAATGAAACCTATCAGAAAGGTATCATCGATTTTGACTCAAGGGAATCTGCAGGGAAGATAACCACAAGACCAGAATCTATTGAACCTCTTTCACTTCATTTTGCCTATGTGGGCGTTGCTATTGGAATCGGGTATTTGATTCTTCAGGCACTAATATGGATAGAGGCCATCACATGGGGCCAGGCAACGGGAATATATTTGCTTGCCCATGTACCTCTTTTTCCTCTGGCGATGATAGGGGGCATCGTACTGCAGATTTTCCTTGATAAGTTTGACTCGTACCATACTCTGGACAGAGATCTTATGATGAGAATACAGGGATTATCTCTTGACATTCTGATAACCAGTGCAATAGCCACACTGTCACTGACGGTTATTGGAAATAATCTGATACCTTTCCTCATACTTGCCACAGTTGGAATTGGATGGAACTTGATAGCGTTCTTATACCTTGGACCAAAAATGATGCCTTCATACTGGTTCGAAAGGAGTATAGGTAATTTCGGTCAGTCCATGGGAATGACAGCCAGCGGCCTGTTGCTCATGAGAATCGCTGATCCTGCATCAAGTTCTCCTGCCCTTGAGGGATTTGGTTATAAACAACTGTTATTTGAACCCATCGTGGGCGGCGGGATATTTACAGCTGCCTCTGTACCTCTGATATTCTATTTTGGCCCGATGCCGATGCTTATTCTGACCTCGTTTCTCATGTTATTCTGGGCAGGGATAGGGGTCTTCTACTTTGGCCGAAAATAG
- a CDS encoding alpha-amylase family glycosyl hydrolase, with amino-acid sequence MGNNAIRSANDIEFTPDDNVFPSPVDWRDVFIYFLLVDRFDNNEDGNELYDSSIKSQELDITQGKVFRGGNIKGISRRLDYIKGLGANAIWLSPIFRNRQEMDDSYHGYGIQDFLRVDERFGSMADLQELVKEAHCRDMYVILDIIINHTGDNWAYPEDHPYYYWQDAPDPFKFGYWRYSGQKADTKSFLGENDAVWPRELQDPECYKRRGQIQDWNNHDQAINGDFFTLKELDVRKPEVLDTLIKVYKYWIKKTDVDGFRIDTVKHLESSSTAIFCNSIKEYAKSIGKHNFFIFGEIVGDDSTIQNYIGRNSRIPGTNERFPSLDAALDFPLYFVLEEVIKGFSDPGILRNRYEAFKNLYTDHGEAGRYFVTFVDNHDQMSRPYRRFMHGNNFHRQAVLAMSYLLTSQGIPCIYYGTEQGFSGGGDDDACVRECMFGGKWGAFGTTGYHFFDNWHPIYAGISEVAKTRKAESALRYGRQYFRETSGNGTTFTLPCSGKCTLAYSRILDTTEILVALNLDSEPREDYIVVDGNINNVGQRMIDLLDLEKELRISIFPHFRSLKYSNSIISSHFLSFCLISLH; translated from the coding sequence ATGGGGAATAATGCAATTCGATCAGCTAACGATATAGAGTTTACACCAGATGATAATGTTTTTCCATCTCCTGTTGACTGGAGGGACGTTTTCATTTATTTTTTACTTGTAGACCGATTTGACAATAATGAGGATGGTAATGAGCTATATGATTCATCTATAAAGTCCCAGGAACTTGATATTACTCAAGGCAAGGTATTCCGGGGAGGCAACATAAAAGGTATTAGCAGACGATTGGATTACATCAAAGGTCTGGGTGCCAATGCTATATGGCTCAGTCCTATATTCCGAAACCGGCAGGAAATGGATGATAGTTACCATGGTTATGGTATACAGGATTTTCTCAGGGTTGACGAGAGATTTGGAAGCATGGCAGATCTTCAGGAGCTTGTAAAAGAGGCCCATTGTCGCGATATGTATGTAATTCTGGATATCATAATAAATCACACAGGCGATAACTGGGCGTATCCTGAAGATCATCCGTATTATTACTGGCAAGATGCTCCAGATCCCTTCAAGTTCGGGTACTGGAGATATTCCGGACAAAAAGCAGATACAAAGTCTTTTTTGGGTGAGAATGATGCTGTATGGCCGCGGGAATTACAGGACCCGGAATGCTACAAAAGAAGAGGTCAGATACAGGATTGGAACAATCATGATCAGGCTATAAATGGTGATTTCTTCACGCTGAAAGAACTTGATGTTCGTAAGCCTGAGGTTCTTGATACTCTTATAAAGGTCTATAAATACTGGATAAAAAAGACAGATGTTGACGGATTCAGAATTGATACGGTGAAACATCTGGAATCCAGTTCAACAGCTATTTTCTGTAATTCAATAAAAGAATATGCCAAATCCATCGGCAAACATAATTTCTTCATCTTCGGTGAGATAGTGGGGGATGATTCCACAATACAGAATTACATAGGACGAAACAGTCGTATACCCGGGACTAACGAGCGTTTTCCTTCCCTGGATGCAGCACTGGATTTTCCTCTTTATTTCGTGCTTGAAGAAGTTATTAAAGGCTTTAGTGATCCGGGTATTCTTCGGAACAGGTATGAGGCTTTCAAAAACCTCTATACGGACCATGGTGAAGCAGGCAGATATTTTGTGACATTTGTAGATAATCATGACCAGATGAGTAGGCCCTATAGGCGCTTTATGCATGGAAATAATTTCCATCGACAGGCAGTTCTTGCAATGTCTTATCTCCTCACTAGCCAGGGCATTCCATGCATTTATTATGGAACCGAACAGGGTTTTAGTGGTGGTGGTGACGACGATGCTTGTGTAAGGGAGTGCATGTTTGGAGGTAAATGGGGAGCATTTGGCACAACAGGATATCATTTCTTTGATAACTGGCATCCTATCTATGCTGGCATCTCGGAAGTTGCCAAGACCAGAAAAGCGGAGTCTGCACTGCGCTACGGCAGGCAGTATTTCAGAGAAACATCGGGTAATGGAACTACTTTTACTCTTCCATGTAGTGGTAAATGCACTCTTGCATATTCACGAATACTTGATACAACTGAGATACTAGTAGCTCTAAACCTGGACTCTGAACCACGGGAAGATTACATTGTCGTAGATGGAAACATCAACAATGTTGGTCAGAGAATGATCGATCTTCTTGACCTGGAAAAAGAGTTGAGGATTTCGATATTCCCTCATTTTAGATCATTAAAGTATTCAAACTCAATTATATCCTCTCATTTTTTATCATTTTGTTTAATTTCTCTTCATTAA
- a CDS encoding IS5 family transposase, whose protein sequence is MDSFTDFALNEEYKRLQSVGDKLAEIEYLVDWKPFRPILESMYINRTASGGRPEADVIVMFKMLVLQQWHGLSDAELEKQCIDRISFRKFLGFPEYVPDSTTVWSFRKRIIDNGKEKAVWDEMQNQLDALGLKIKKGMIQDATFIHSDPGHAKADVLRGKDAKTRRSKDGTWTKKNGKSHFGYKLHTIIDKDYELIRRFETTTASLHDSQVDLSEKGEVVYRDKGYFGAIAKGFAATMQRAVRGHPLGIMDILRNERISVKRVPCERVYAVTKEIFKTRKVLVTTVERVNAKMLMTAFCFNLHQLRTLKTKGVI, encoded by the coding sequence ATGGATTCTTTTACTGATTTTGCCTTAAATGAAGAATATAAGCGTCTCCAATCTGTCGGAGATAAGCTTGCTGAAATTGAATATTTAGTAGATTGGAAGCCTTTTCGCCCTATTCTGGAGTCAATGTACATAAACAGAACAGCTTCAGGCGGACGGCCTGAAGCTGATGTTATTGTAATGTTCAAGATGCTTGTTCTGCAACAATGGCATGGTCTTTCTGATGCTGAGCTTGAAAAGCAGTGTATTGACAGGATATCCTTTAGGAAATTCCTGGGATTTCCTGAATATGTACCAGACAGTACAACTGTCTGGTCATTCAGGAAGAGAATTATCGACAATGGTAAAGAAAAAGCGGTGTGGGATGAAATGCAGAATCAGCTTGATGCTCTTGGTTTGAAGATTAAAAAAGGAATGATCCAGGATGCAACTTTTATTCACTCAGATCCAGGACATGCAAAAGCAGATGTACTCAGAGGAAAAGATGCGAAAACAAGAAGAAGCAAAGATGGAACCTGGACTAAGAAAAATGGTAAATCTCACTTTGGATACAAACTTCATACAATTATTGATAAGGATTATGAACTAATCAGAAGATTTGAGACAACAACTGCATCACTTCACGATTCACAGGTTGATCTGTCTGAAAAGGGTGAAGTGGTGTATAGAGATAAAGGATATTTTGGAGCAATAGCAAAAGGTTTTGCAGCAACAATGCAACGAGCTGTAAGAGGACATCCTTTAGGAATAATGGATATCCTCAGAAATGAAAGAATAAGTGTGAAAAGAGTCCCTTGCGAAAGAGTGTATGCAGTGACAAAAGAAATATTTAAAACCAGAAAGGTTCTTGTTACAACTGTAGAAAGAGTGAATGCAAAAATGTTGATGACAGCTTTTTGTTTTAATCTGCATCAATTGAGGACACTAAAAACCAAAGGAGTAATTTAG
- a CDS encoding S-layer protein domain-containing protein, with protein sequence MKNRKILNLSVISIIFMIILSSTAMAANNSTGNRIWDADENLSLEYTWTAMSYSGFYFDLDSGEGSETLTIKLDSNNDRSVGDGDLEYITTPIDTDFEQGDWGSYQVIGFMAERYFAGYTDDTEFAKDRVSLISDGKLTKVLLDDDEEISLFSGSSLILEEGYELNIVEVDMNGNSVLVTLEKDGEELDTDIVSSDDDYVYETDLGTDDDVPIIAVHFNNIFQGTETNAVFVEGTFQISEDYVDVESGDEFGKMEIQALGSDMITMENTDSISLGRGDTISIMGKLKFLVADDNTLRFGPMVDMSEPGTYELRGTVAENEEFEWTPLNFEGFYYNIDEGVGTESLEIKDLGGRSIDDGDLVYRSVPLDVSFEYDDWGEFQVVGFLAEKYFAGYPDNEFTDDVSLLSDGKLSKVLIDDDSKTSLYSGSSLILEDGYELYIVEVDLDGSSVMVNLAQNGDDIDTGIVSSDDDYVYEKDIGTTDDVPVIVVHFDEIFRGTETNAIFVEGIFQISEDMVEIADNEKFGEMEVTSFSSDEIVLENEDSISLTRGNVIEIMGNIAFNVADSGDVRYYPFVEVSTLPSESLSIELPAVIEQDTEIEIEVTSRGAAVNNAVVMFGNEEIGQTSTGGMISYSPETVGFFTVAAEKEGFVSASKKVEVISPEDASRKLVIEVPPETVVEQNTVTISVITAIGGDPVEDVQIYYDNKLIGSTDSDGMLTYTVKETGMHKLTSSSDEYLEAELNLEVLELTAKFSYSNLQVTPLLVKTGEEATVTVDVMNTGTTAGDTDVNLLINGTVADSKSISLDKGEETSVTFSVSQEEAGTYEIQVGSSTTILEVEKSSIPAPGIIASVMAMLGVALLIRRNERKN encoded by the coding sequence ATGAAGAATCGAAAAATTTTGAATTTATCTGTTATATCAATAATATTTATGATTATACTTTCAAGCACAGCCATGGCTGCAAACAACAGCACTGGAAATCGTATATGGGATGCAGATGAAAACCTCTCTCTTGAATATACTTGGACAGCAATGAGTTATTCAGGATTCTATTTTGACCTTGATTCTGGAGAAGGATCTGAAACACTCACCATAAAACTGGACAGTAACAATGACAGAAGTGTAGGTGATGGAGACCTAGAATACATAACAACCCCCATAGATACTGATTTTGAGCAGGGTGACTGGGGTTCCTATCAGGTGATTGGATTTATGGCAGAGAGATATTTTGCCGGTTACACCGATGACACAGAATTTGCGAAAGATAGGGTAAGTCTGATATCTGACGGAAAACTCACAAAAGTCCTGCTTGATGATGACGAAGAAATCTCTCTTTTTTCAGGGTCTTCACTGATACTTGAAGAAGGATATGAATTGAATATAGTAGAAGTTGATATGAATGGGAACAGTGTCCTTGTAACCCTGGAAAAAGACGGTGAGGAGCTGGACACGGATATTGTGTCTTCGGATGATGATTATGTATATGAGACTGACCTTGGAACTGACGACGATGTACCAATAATAGCAGTCCATTTCAACAATATCTTCCAGGGAACCGAAACAAATGCAGTGTTTGTTGAAGGAACATTCCAGATATCAGAGGACTACGTAGATGTTGAATCCGGTGATGAGTTCGGAAAGATGGAGATCCAGGCTCTTGGCTCAGATATGATCACAATGGAAAATACAGATTCCATCAGTCTTGGAAGAGGCGACACGATCAGTATTATGGGTAAATTGAAGTTCCTGGTTGCGGATGACAACACACTGAGGTTCGGACCGATGGTGGACATGTCAGAACCAGGCACATATGAACTCAGGGGTACAGTTGCGGAAAATGAAGAGTTCGAATGGACACCGCTGAACTTCGAAGGATTCTATTACAATATTGATGAAGGTGTGGGAACCGAATCCCTTGAGATAAAGGATCTTGGCGGCAGAAGCATCGATGATGGAGACCTTGTTTACAGAAGTGTACCATTGGATGTCAGCTTTGAATATGATGACTGGGGAGAGTTCCAGGTTGTCGGTTTCCTTGCAGAGAAATACTTTGCCGGATACCCGGACAATGAATTTACAGATGATGTAAGCCTGCTTTCCGACGGTAAACTCTCAAAGGTGCTTATTGACGATGACAGTAAGACGTCCCTTTACTCAGGTTCATCACTGATACTGGAAGACGGGTATGAGCTATACATAGTTGAAGTCGATCTTGACGGCAGCAGTGTAATGGTAAATCTTGCACAAAATGGAGATGATATTGACACGGGAATTGTTTCCTCTGATGACGATTACGTCTACGAGAAAGATATTGGAACAACCGATGATGTACCAGTTATAGTTGTTCATTTTGATGAGATATTCAGAGGAACCGAAACAAATGCCATATTTGTTGAAGGTATTTTCCAGATATCAGAGGACATGGTTGAAATAGCAGACAACGAAAAGTTCGGAGAGATGGAAGTTACCAGCTTCTCATCAGATGAGATAGTCCTAGAAAATGAAGACTCGATATCACTTACAAGAGGAAATGTTATCGAGATCATGGGAAATATCGCATTTAATGTTGCAGATTCCGGTGATGTCCGTTACTATCCATTTGTAGAAGTATCCACACTACCATCCGAATCACTTTCCATAGAATTGCCTGCTGTAATTGAGCAGGATACAGAAATAGAGATTGAAGTTACTTCAAGGGGCGCAGCCGTTAATAACGCCGTTGTAATGTTCGGTAATGAGGAAATCGGACAGACATCGACTGGCGGAATGATATCCTACTCCCCGGAAACTGTAGGCTTCTTCACCGTTGCTGCTGAAAAGGAAGGATTTGTGTCTGCAAGTAAAAAAGTCGAAGTAATATCACCTGAGGATGCAAGCAGGAAACTGGTTATAGAAGTACCTCCAGAAACAGTCGTTGAGCAAAATACAGTAACTATCTCAGTGATCACGGCTATAGGCGGTGACCCTGTTGAAGATGTACAGATCTACTACGACAATAAGCTCATAGGCAGCACAGATTCTGATGGCATGCTTACATACACTGTAAAGGAAACAGGAATGCATAAGCTGACCTCTTCATCAGATGAGTACCTTGAGGCTGAACTAAACCTTGAGGTTCTTGAATTGACAGCAAAGTTCTCATACTCCAATTTGCAGGTCACACCTCTTCTGGTGAAGACCGGAGAAGAGGCCACAGTTACAGTTGATGTTATGAACACAGGCACCACAGCAGGTGATACTGATGTGAATCTGCTCATTAACGGAACCGTTGCAGACTCGAAGAGTATATCATTGGATAAAGGAGAAGAGACCAGTGTTACTTTCAGTGTTTCACAGGAAGAAGCAGGTACCTATGAAATACAGGTTGGCAGCTCTACAACAATCCTGGAAGTTGAAAAGAGCTCCATTCCGGCACCAGGTATCATCGCATCAGTAATGGCAATGCTGGGTGTTGCTCTGCTGATACGCAGGAATGAAAGAAAGAACTGA
- a CDS encoding winged helix-turn-helix domain-containing protein, translated as MEEMCLNIGEAAGCIYRLLDSGESNMANLKNHLKENGFDSQVAFMAIGWLAREDKICMTKNGNSWSLSLK; from the coding sequence ATGGAAGAAATGTGTTTAAACATTGGTGAAGCGGCAGGTTGTATTTACAGGTTGCTCGATAGTGGGGAATCGAATATGGCAAACTTGAAGAATCATCTCAAAGAAAATGGTTTTGATTCGCAGGTAGCTTTTATGGCCATAGGATGGCTAGCAAGAGAAGACAAGATCTGCATGACCAAGAACGGAAATTCCTGGTCTTTAAGTTTAAAGTGA
- a CDS encoding amylo-alpha-1,6-glucosidase has product MNYADYITGTGKEWIISNGLGGYASSTIIGANTRKYHGLLVASMNPPVDRKLLLSSLDEELIIGDNIHKLAVHKYQDVVYPHGNEYLENFISNPHPAFLYSVAGMKIKKQIMMIHGENTTVVKYEINNPSGEHGIFRILPLVNNRSIHHMTNAKGLSFRQETFSGGTILTCGDSSFQICSDLPYEADEHWYYNFEYEVELSRGYPHIEDNFNPGYFDLEINDTDISCFILASTKMDKDWDMEKVLELFKNEEKRKEELVKKTIKEDVFLRKLTIAGDSFVVERRSTGSRSIIAGYHWFADWGRDTMISLSGLTLATGRFSDARSILSTFAAHCKDGLIPNLFPENASESPVYNTVDASLWFVHAVGRYLDYIDDIDFAERMWPTIESILNHYQSGTAYDIKMDDDGLIEHAGQLTWMDAKIGNWEVTPRNGKACEINALWYNALMYAIKIGKRLGIDVSAYNEIAALTKKSFREKFWNDENNCLYDCISDLGNITEKDASVRPNQILAVSLPHTMLSHEMEKGIVDVTTEELLTPYGLRTLSPHDIRYSGLYRGNPEDRDAVYHNGTVWPWLLGPYVTAYAKVYKNMPDLKDKLVGFLHSIEKHMDEACVDTISEVFDGDMPHEPGGCVSQAWSVAEIIRCYAENILQRH; this is encoded by the coding sequence ATGAACTACGCAGACTATATAACAGGAACAGGCAAGGAATGGATTATTAGCAATGGCCTTGGAGGATATGCTTCCTCCACAATTATCGGGGCGAACACACGTAAATACCACGGTCTGCTGGTAGCCTCAATGAACCCTCCTGTTGATAGGAAACTACTGCTTTCATCCCTTGATGAGGAATTGATCATTGGAGATAATATCCATAAACTTGCAGTCCATAAATATCAGGACGTTGTTTATCCCCACGGCAACGAATATCTTGAAAACTTCATTTCGAACCCTCACCCTGCTTTTCTGTATAGTGTAGCCGGGATGAAGATTAAAAAACAAATTATGATGATACATGGTGAAAACACCACTGTCGTAAAGTATGAAATTAACAATCCTTCAGGCGAACATGGAATTTTCAGGATACTGCCACTTGTAAATAACAGGTCTATTCACCATATGACCAATGCAAAAGGACTTTCCTTCAGACAAGAAACATTCTCAGGAGGAACTATACTTACCTGCGGAGATTCTTCATTCCAGATATGCTCTGACCTGCCTTACGAAGCTGATGAACATTGGTACTACAATTTTGAATACGAAGTGGAACTTTCAAGAGGATATCCTCACATTGAAGATAACTTTAATCCGGGATACTTCGACCTGGAAATAAATGACACTGATATTTCCTGTTTCATCCTGGCATCGACTAAGATGGATAAAGACTGGGATATGGAAAAAGTACTGGAACTTTTCAAGAATGAAGAAAAACGAAAAGAAGAGCTTGTAAAGAAAACCATAAAAGAGGATGTTTTCTTACGAAAACTCACTATTGCAGGTGACTCTTTCGTAGTTGAACGAAGATCAACAGGATCAAGATCAATTATTGCCGGTTATCACTGGTTCGCAGACTGGGGAAGGGATACAATGATATCACTTTCGGGCCTTACGCTTGCAACTGGAAGATTTAGTGACGCAAGATCCATACTTTCTACTTTTGCAGCTCACTGTAAAGATGGGCTTATACCCAATCTGTTCCCGGAAAATGCATCTGAATCACCTGTATACAACACTGTGGACGCATCCCTGTGGTTTGTCCATGCCGTTGGGAGATACCTGGATTATATTGATGATATTGACTTTGCGGAAAGAATGTGGCCTACCATCGAAAGTATACTGAATCACTATCAATCTGGAACTGCCTATGATATCAAAATGGATGATGACGGCCTGATAGAACATGCAGGACAGCTTACCTGGATGGATGCAAAGATAGGAAACTGGGAAGTTACACCAAGAAATGGAAAAGCGTGTGAGATTAATGCTCTCTGGTACAATGCACTGATGTATGCAATAAAAATAGGAAAACGACTTGGAATCGACGTTTCTGCTTATAATGAAATTGCAGCACTCACAAAAAAAAGTTTTAGAGAAAAATTCTGGAACGATGAAAATAATTGCCTTTATGACTGCATTTCAGATTTAGGGAACATCACAGAAAAGGATGCCTCCGTTAGGCCAAACCAGATACTAGCAGTATCTCTCCCTCATACGATGCTTTCACATGAAATGGAAAAAGGTATTGTTGACGTGACCACGGAAGAATTGCTGACACCTTATGGACTAAGGACACTGTCACCACATGATATCAGGTATTCAGGCCTTTACAGAGGGAATCCTGAAGACAGGGATGCTGTCTATCACAACGGTACTGTATGGCCCTGGCTACTTGGTCCTTATGTAACGGCTTATGCAAAAGTGTACAAGAATATGCCTGATCTGAAAGACAAGCTTGTGGGATTTTTGCATTCGATAGAAAAACACATGGATGAAGCATGTGTCGATACGATATCAGAGGTATTTGACGGTGATATGCCACACGAACCCGGTGGGTGTGTATCACAGGCATGGAGTGTGGCGGAAATAATACGTTGCTATGCCGAAAATATTTTGCAGAGACATTAA
- a CDS encoding glycoside hydrolase family 15 protein, with product MIRQPNAILGNDRLLVTVGKKGEIFGYYFPGRDFAQHVEESQACLHNGKDLIWSNAREWVAEQKYIENTNIVSTELVHQSGLVMHITDFVHPTLPVLVRKYKISSKKKFSGKFFYYSNLQVGEMNKKNSAFCDYDSGLLGQYWKNYYVGITSSPMFEEWQIGKAMDTIWWTNAKYDMEDGELQRNHEDIGNLNCSIGWKLDIDDSKPAEFTVFIGAASRRPALYKRMREVQNETVENMYNETQEKSIKWLSKKKLLEIPEYPGFETFRQDLFKAFNRSLLALSILNDSSKGSFVAAPEFDHEFEKSGGYGYCWNRDSAEIVTSLLEAGYPEYCARFFKWCKNTQLQDGSWFQRYWLDGNTAPSWGNFSFSTQIDETGSTIFAIDTYYRTLEQPIKAEFLDSVWATVLSAAEYLMRRTAEGLHEPCICLWETYSGIFTYTNAAIYAGLLGAANMAMDYNEKGLADRWIERAEFIKSTTIDKLWLDEGYFARGILHGKVDTAIDASIIGTFVPFNMLSASDEKEKEMIESIIKNIEKQLRVPVNDHFGIKRYVDDKYIDGNPWIVTTLWLSKALLEMAIVIDDKDNEKEELKTLTNDALKYIKWSLKGATGAGMLPEQVNKYTGRPAWAIPLSWSCALMLDNILLLDKLQKKLSNKSI from the coding sequence TTGATTCGACAACCCAATGCAATTCTCGGCAATGACAGGTTACTTGTAACTGTCGGGAAAAAAGGCGAGATATTCGGATATTATTTTCCAGGGAGGGATTTCGCTCAACATGTCGAAGAGTCACAGGCCTGCCTACATAATGGAAAGGATCTCATATGGTCAAATGCCCGTGAATGGGTAGCAGAGCAGAAATACATAGAGAATACAAATATAGTAAGCACTGAGCTTGTCCATCAATCGGGCCTTGTAATGCACATCACAGATTTTGTTCATCCTACCCTACCGGTGCTTGTGCGTAAATACAAGATCAGTTCTAAGAAAAAATTCAGCGGGAAGTTCTTCTATTACTCAAACCTCCAGGTTGGAGAAATGAACAAAAAGAACTCAGCATTCTGCGATTATGATTCCGGTCTGCTGGGGCAGTACTGGAAGAATTACTATGTTGGGATAACTTCCAGCCCTATGTTCGAAGAGTGGCAGATTGGAAAAGCCATGGACACCATCTGGTGGACAAATGCCAAATACGATATGGAAGACGGAGAGCTCCAGAGAAATCATGAAGATATAGGTAATCTGAACTGTTCTATCGGATGGAAACTGGATATTGATGATTCAAAGCCTGCTGAGTTCACAGTATTCATTGGTGCAGCTTCAAGGAGACCGGCACTTTACAAGCGGATGCGAGAAGTGCAGAATGAAACTGTTGAGAACATGTACAATGAGACACAGGAGAAATCGATCAAATGGCTATCAAAGAAAAAACTTCTTGAAATACCTGAATATCCTGGTTTTGAAACATTCAGGCAGGACCTGTTCAAAGCTTTTAACCGCTCATTGCTTGCATTAAGTATACTCAATGACTCCAGCAAAGGTTCGTTTGTGGCTGCCCCGGAATTCGATCATGAATTTGAAAAGAGTGGGGGTTATGGATATTGCTGGAACAGGGACAGCGCAGAGATCGTCACTTCACTACTGGAAGCAGGATATCCTGAATATTGTGCTCGTTTCTTCAAGTGGTGCAAAAATACCCAGCTTCAGGATGGTTCATGGTTCCAGCGTTACTGGCTCGACGGGAACACCGCACCTTCATGGGGAAATTTCAGTTTCTCAACCCAGATCGACGAAACAGGTTCCACCATCTTCGCAATTGATACTTATTACCGTACGCTAGAACAACCTATTAAAGCGGAGTTTTTGGACAGTGTGTGGGCAACCGTGCTGTCCGCTGCAGAATACCTTATGAGAAGAACTGCCGAGGGTCTTCATGAACCCTGCATCTGCCTATGGGAGACTTATTCCGGAATATTCACTTACACTAATGCCGCCATATATGCAGGGCTGTTGGGAGCAGCAAACATGGCGATGGATTACAATGAGAAAGGACTTGCAGACAGGTGGATAGAGAGAGCTGAGTTTATCAAGAGTACCACCATCGACAAATTGTGGCTTGATGAAGGTTATTTTGCCCGCGGAATACTCCACGGAAAAGTCGACACAGCTATTGATGCAAGTATAATCGGCACCTTCGTTCCTTTTAATATGCTATCAGCAAGCGACGAAAAAGAAAAAGAGATGATAGAGTCCATAATAAAGAATATTGAGAAACAGCTCAGGGTGCCTGTAAATGATCATTTTGGGATCAAGAGATATGTGGACGATAAGTATATCGATGGCAATCCCTGGATAGTCACAACCCTGTGGCTGTCAAAGGCATTACTTGAGATGGCAATTGTCATTGATGATAAGGACAATGAAAAAGAAGAACTAAAAACATTGACCAATGATGCCTTAAAGTATATCAAATGGTCACTGAAAGGTGCTACGGGAGCAGGAATGCTTCCAGAACAGGTCAACAAATATACAGGTAGACCTGCATGGGCAATACCTCTTAGCTGGAGTTGTGCATTGATGCTTGACAACATTCTCCTGCTTGACAAACTCCAGAAGAAACTGTCTAATAAGAGTATCTGA